The following are encoded together in the Dickeya lacustris genome:
- a CDS encoding DUF721 domain-containing protein produces MRDNRPQSLESFFDGASPAASGPLHDIQQRALALLKLNRAVMGLLPSALHPFCRVANYRQGLLILETASANWLMRLRYEQPAILSALRAQILPSLVAIDIRINPALAAKVHENERAPTIETIADIPSTTRKLSVHSAEILNNLAEQSPEGLQKILKRLALLAGENTSNTSSL; encoded by the coding sequence ATGCGTGATAACCGTCCACAATCACTGGAGTCATTTTTTGATGGCGCATCGCCAGCCGCTTCAGGCCCGTTGCACGATATTCAACAACGAGCACTGGCTTTATTAAAGCTCAATCGGGCTGTCATGGGTTTGCTCCCCTCTGCGCTGCATCCCTTTTGCCGCGTCGCTAACTATCGACAGGGGCTACTGATACTGGAAACAGCCAGCGCCAACTGGTTAATGCGGTTACGTTATGAGCAACCCGCAATACTGTCAGCGCTGCGCGCACAAATACTACCATCATTGGTCGCAATCGACATCAGGATTAATCCAGCACTGGCCGCAAAAGTGCATGAAAATGAGCGCGCGCCGACAATCGAAACGATAGCCGATATACCATCGACGACGCGAAAGTTAAGCGTTCACAGTGCGGAAATACTGAATAACCTGGCGGAGCAAAGTCCAGAGGGGTTGCAGAAAATACTAAAACGACTGGCGTTACTG
- the hofC gene encoding protein transport protein HofC translates to MAKRKLYYWQALRPDGTWCSGERIGNSKHDIYHFLLSMGYQPLRLKTGAYLTARYWRGPQLQLFIQQLATLLQAGLPLLDALDLLSSQHEKPAWRCLIQEVRLQVTQGRALSNVLADYPDIFPPIFSALVTVGELTGKLDECCAQLADYQEARQKMAGSVIKALRYPAFIIVSGLMIALLMLTLVLPEFASLYSAFNAPLPLLTRMMLALSRYLGDYSVWLMGLSATVVLYYQRLRRKSPHWQRREHQLLLRLPLLCELIRSHCLSQIFYTLSMTQQAGLTLPVGLSAAATLNNRVYQHSLIAIQHQLEQGIPLGQAMQSYPQLYPSPCEQFIRVGEESGALDTLFTRLAHWYESHTKQRADMLTQTLEPVLLTAVGGLVGILVIAMYLPIFQLGNMLAGA, encoded by the coding sequence ATGGCAAAACGCAAACTTTACTACTGGCAGGCACTACGGCCTGATGGGACATGGTGTAGCGGTGAGCGCATAGGTAACAGCAAGCATGATATCTACCATTTTTTGTTATCTATGGGCTATCAGCCATTGCGCCTAAAAACTGGCGCCTACCTGACAGCACGTTACTGGCGTGGGCCACAATTGCAGTTATTTATCCAGCAGTTAGCCACGCTATTACAAGCAGGATTACCGCTACTCGATGCGCTTGACTTGTTAAGCAGTCAGCATGAGAAACCGGCATGGCGCTGCCTGATACAGGAAGTTCGGCTGCAAGTCACTCAGGGGCGGGCGCTTTCAAACGTTCTGGCAGACTATCCAGATATATTTCCACCAATTTTCAGCGCATTAGTTACCGTTGGTGAATTAACCGGCAAATTGGATGAGTGCTGCGCGCAATTGGCTGACTATCAGGAGGCTCGGCAAAAAATGGCTGGCAGTGTTATCAAAGCGCTGCGTTACCCAGCCTTCATCATCGTCTCAGGGCTTATGATTGCCTTGCTGATGCTGACGCTGGTATTACCCGAATTCGCCAGCCTCTATAGCGCCTTCAATGCCCCGCTACCTTTACTCACCCGAATGATGCTTGCTCTCTCGCGATACCTTGGCGATTACAGCGTATGGCTCATGGGGTTATCGGCAACTGTCGTGCTGTATTATCAGCGATTACGCAGGAAATCCCCGCACTGGCAAAGGCGAGAACATCAACTCTTGCTCAGACTACCGCTACTCTGCGAACTGATTAGAAGTCACTGCCTCAGCCAGATATTTTATACACTATCGATGACACAGCAGGCAGGGTTAACACTTCCTGTGGGTCTGAGTGCGGCAGCAACACTGAATAATCGGGTATATCAGCACTCGCTCATAGCGATACAGCATCAACTGGAGCAAGGCATTCCGCTCGGGCAGGCGATGCAATCCTATCCACAGCTATATCCCTCACCTTGCGAGCAATTCATTCGTGTTGGAGAAGAGAGCGGTGCTCTCGATACTCTGTTTACTCGCCTGGCGCACTGGTATGAAAGCCATACCAAACAGCGTGCCGATATGCTGACCCAGACATTAGAACCTGTGTTGTTAACCGCCGTTGGCGGTCTGGTCGGCATACTGGTTATCGCCATGTATCTGCCTATCTTTCAATTAGGGAACATGTTAGCCGGAGCCTGA
- the secA gene encoding preprotein translocase subunit SecA produces MLIKLLTKVFGSRNDRALRRMRKIVEVINRLEPDMEKLSDDELKAKTQLFRERIKKGETLETLLPEAFAVVREASKRVFGMRHFDVQLIGGMVLNERCIAEMRTGEGKTLTATLPAYLNALTGRGVHVVTVNDYLAQRDAENNRPLFEFLGLTVGINLPGMPAPAKREAYAADITYGTNNEYGFDYLRDNMAFSPEERVQRELYYALVDEVDSILIDEARTPLIISGPAEDSSELYMRVNKIIPHLIRQEKEDSDTFQGEGHFSVDEKARQVNLTERGLVKIEELLVNEGIMAEGESLYSPTNIMLMHHVTAALRAHVLFTRDVDYIVKDDEVIIVDEHTGRTMQGRRWSDGLHQAVEAKENVKINNENQTLASITFQNYFRIYEKLAGMTGTADTEAFEFSSIYKLDTIVVPTNRPMIRKDLPDLVYMTEQEKIGAIIEDIKERTVKGQPVLVGTISIEKSEVVSHALTKAGITHNVLNAKFHAMEADIVAQAGRSGAVTIATNMAGRGTDIVLGGSWQSEVAQLENPDDAQIAEVKARWQQRHDEVLAAGGLHIIGTERHESRRIDNQLRGRSGRQGDAGSSRFYLSMEDALMRIFASDRVSNMMRKLGMKEGEAIEHPWVTKAIANAQRKVENRNFDIRKQLLEYDDVANDQRRAIYTQRNELLNASDVSETINSIREDVFKATIDAHIPPQSLEEMWDIAGLEQRLKNDFDLDLPIAEWLDKEPELHEETLRERIYEQAVDVYRRKEEVVGSDVMRNFEKGVMLQTLDSLWKEHLAAMDYLRQGIHLRGYAQKDPKQEYKRESFAMFASMLEGLKYEVISTLSKVQIRMPEEIEALEQQRREEAERLARQQQLSHQDEAAATGDAPFADRKIGRNDPCPCGSGKKYKQCHGRLQK; encoded by the coding sequence ATGTTAATCAAATTATTAACCAAAGTTTTTGGTAGCCGTAATGACCGTGCGCTGCGCCGTATGCGCAAAATTGTTGAAGTCATCAACCGCCTTGAGCCGGATATGGAGAAACTCTCCGATGACGAGCTAAAAGCGAAAACACAGCTGTTTCGTGAGCGGATTAAGAAAGGTGAAACGCTGGAAACATTACTACCGGAAGCTTTTGCTGTTGTTCGCGAAGCCAGTAAACGTGTGTTTGGCATGCGTCATTTTGATGTACAGCTGATAGGCGGCATGGTGCTGAATGAACGTTGTATTGCGGAAATGCGTACCGGTGAGGGGAAAACGTTAACCGCAACGCTGCCGGCTTACCTGAACGCGCTGACCGGTCGTGGTGTACACGTTGTAACGGTGAATGACTATCTGGCGCAGCGTGATGCGGAAAATAACCGCCCGCTGTTCGAATTTCTCGGCTTAACGGTAGGTATTAACCTGCCAGGGATGCCAGCACCAGCCAAGCGTGAGGCGTATGCAGCCGATATCACCTATGGCACTAACAATGAGTATGGTTTTGACTACCTGCGCGACAACATGGCTTTCAGCCCAGAAGAGCGTGTACAGCGCGAGTTGTATTACGCACTGGTGGATGAAGTTGACTCCATTTTAATTGACGAAGCGCGTACGCCGCTCATCATTTCCGGCCCGGCGGAGGATAGCTCTGAACTCTATATGCGGGTTAACAAAATCATCCCGCATCTGATCCGTCAGGAAAAAGAGGACTCTGATACTTTCCAGGGGGAAGGGCATTTTTCCGTTGATGAGAAGGCGCGTCAGGTTAACCTGACGGAGCGCGGTTTGGTCAAAATTGAAGAGCTGTTGGTGAATGAAGGCATCATGGCGGAAGGTGAGTCACTGTATTCTCCAACCAATATTATGCTGATGCACCATGTAACCGCAGCACTGCGCGCGCACGTCTTGTTTACCCGCGATGTGGATTACATCGTCAAAGACGACGAAGTGATCATTGTTGATGAGCACACGGGGCGTACCATGCAAGGGCGTCGCTGGTCTGATGGTTTACATCAGGCGGTAGAGGCCAAAGAAAATGTAAAAATCAACAACGAAAACCAGACGCTGGCCTCGATTACCTTCCAGAACTATTTCCGTATTTACGAAAAACTGGCGGGGATGACAGGGACGGCGGACACAGAAGCGTTTGAGTTCAGCTCCATCTATAAGCTGGATACCATTGTGGTACCGACTAACCGGCCGATGATCCGTAAAGATTTGCCTGATTTGGTCTACATGACTGAGCAGGAAAAAATCGGCGCAATCATTGAAGATATCAAAGAACGTACCGTTAAAGGCCAGCCGGTATTGGTCGGGACTATCTCGATTGAAAAATCCGAGGTGGTTTCTCATGCGCTGACGAAGGCCGGCATTACACACAATGTTCTCAATGCCAAGTTCCACGCCATGGAAGCCGATATTGTTGCGCAGGCGGGACGCTCCGGTGCCGTGACGATTGCAACTAACATGGCCGGTCGTGGTACCGATATCGTGCTGGGGGGAAGCTGGCAGTCTGAGGTTGCGCAACTTGAGAACCCGGATGATGCACAGATAGCCGAAGTTAAGGCGCGCTGGCAGCAGCGTCATGATGAGGTTCTGGCGGCAGGTGGGTTGCATATCATTGGCACCGAGCGCCATGAGTCGCGCCGTATCGATAACCAGTTGCGCGGTCGTTCTGGTCGTCAGGGGGATGCGGGCTCATCGCGTTTTTACCTGTCGATGGAAGATGCTCTGATGCGTATTTTTGCCTCCGATCGCGTGTCTAACATGATGCGTAAACTCGGTATGAAAGAAGGCGAGGCTATTGAGCATCCTTGGGTAACGAAAGCTATCGCTAACGCACAGCGTAAGGTGGAGAACCGTAACTTCGATATTCGTAAACAGCTGCTTGAATATGATGATGTGGCGAACGATCAACGACGAGCGATTTACACACAGCGTAACGAATTGCTTAACGCATCGGATGTCAGTGAAACCATCAATAGCATCCGTGAAGACGTGTTTAAAGCCACCATTGATGCGCATATTCCACCGCAATCGCTTGAGGAAATGTGGGATATTGCGGGGCTTGAGCAGCGGCTGAAAAACGATTTTGATCTCGACTTGCCGATAGCTGAGTGGCTGGATAAAGAGCCGGAATTGCATGAAGAAACGCTGCGTGAGCGTATCTATGAGCAAGCGGTGGACGTTTACCGTCGTAAAGAAGAGGTTGTGGGTAGCGACGTGATGCGTAACTTTGAAAAAGGCGTCATGCTGCAAACGCTGGATTCACTGTGGAAAGAGCATCTGGCTGCAATGGATTATCTGCGTCAGGGCATCCATTTGCGTGGCTATGCGCAAAAAGATCCAAAACAGGAGTATAAACGCGAGTCATTCGCGATGTTTGCTTCGATGCTGGAGGGCCTGAAATATGAAGTCATCAGTACCCTGAGCAAAGTGCAGATAAGAATGCCGGAAGAAATCGAGGCGCTTGAACAACAGCGCCGCGAAGAGGCCGAGCGCCTGGCCCGCCAGCAGCAACTGAGCCATCAGGATGAGGCTGCGGCCACTGGTGATGCGCCGTTTGCCGATCGCAAAATTGGCCGTAACGACCCTTGCCCGTGTGGTTCAGGGAAAAAATACAAACAGTGTCATGGCCGTTTGCAAAAATAG
- the zapD gene encoding cell division protein ZapD, translated as MSDETPTVLFEYPLNEKMRTWLRLEFLLQQIYDNYELKDISVALVFFRAVAELLDILERGDVRPDLLKELERQQQKLAQWGELPEADILRINTLVHKLRNLSTELISAPRMGQSLREDKLISMVRQRLSLPSGCCSFDLPTLHIWLHQIPEVKLRQTYIWLESLTAMKRSLDTVLELIRQAGAFREQISLNSFYQDNASDADLLRLKIALEHQIYPQVSGHKTRFAIRFLPLESDQITPARFTFELACC; from the coding sequence ATGAGTGATGAAACTCCAACAGTCCTTTTTGAATATCCGTTAAATGAAAAAATGCGCACCTGGCTGCGACTGGAGTTTTTACTCCAGCAGATCTATGACAACTACGAATTAAAAGATATTAGCGTCGCACTGGTATTTTTCCGTGCCGTAGCAGAGCTGCTGGATATCCTTGAGCGGGGCGATGTACGCCCGGATTTACTAAAAGAGCTGGAGCGACAACAGCAAAAGTTGGCGCAATGGGGGGAACTTCCAGAAGCAGATATTTTAAGAATCAACACATTAGTGCACAAGCTTCGTAATTTGTCCACAGAACTCATCTCCGCACCACGAATGGGCCAGAGCCTTCGTGAAGACAAACTTATCAGTATGGTCAGGCAACGCCTTAGCCTTCCTAGCGGTTGTTGCAGCTTCGACTTACCCACTTTGCATATTTGGCTGCATCAAATACCAGAGGTCAAACTGCGCCAGACCTACATTTGGCTTGAGAGCCTCACGGCAATGAAACGGTCGCTGGACACGGTTCTTGAGCTCATTCGTCAAGCTGGCGCGTTTCGTGAGCAAATCAGCCTCAACAGTTTTTATCAGGATAACGCGAGCGATGCCGACCTGCTGCGTCTAAAAATCGCGCTCGAGCACCAGATTTATCCACAGGTATCAGGCCATAAGACACGCTTTGCTATCCGTTTTTTGCCGCTGGAGAGCGATCAAATTACTCCAGCGAGGTTTACTTTTGAGCTTGCCTGCTGCTAG
- the mutT gene encoding 8-oxo-dGTP diphosphatase MutT, whose product MVQKSLSVAVGIIRNPQQAFFIARRPEGVHMAGKWEFPGGKVEEGETPEQALVRELHEEVGIDVVSAQPLESKTFSAGDRIITLHFFLVEQWHGEPYGREGQASRWLRADELDENAFPPANAEMIKRLKAGIASA is encoded by the coding sequence ATGGTGCAAAAATCTTTATCTGTTGCCGTAGGGATTATCCGTAATCCGCAGCAGGCATTTTTTATTGCCCGCCGCCCTGAAGGGGTGCATATGGCCGGAAAATGGGAGTTTCCCGGAGGAAAGGTTGAGGAGGGCGAAACACCTGAGCAGGCCTTGGTTCGCGAATTACATGAGGAAGTCGGTATCGATGTTGTAAGCGCGCAACCTCTGGAGAGTAAAACGTTTTCAGCAGGGGATCGCATCATTACATTGCATTTTTTTCTGGTGGAGCAATGGCATGGCGAGCCGTATGGACGAGAAGGACAGGCTTCACGGTGGCTACGCGCTGATGAGCTGGATGAAAATGCATTCCCGCCTGCAAATGCGGAGATGATAAAACGTCTTAAAGCCGGTATTGCATCAGCATAA
- the secM gene encoding secA translation cis-regulator SecM, translating into MIGILNRWRQFGRRYFWPHLLLGMVAATLGLPANFSESRDTSTEPNAVPTVSRQHVSYFNLHDLVALKDSRRRSLLSNDFWHQHAIRTVIRHLSFALTPAVAVTDVTSDHRQALLETLNALLIRDTPLAFSGVSVVPPPHTTLSYHTGLWLSQVQGIRAGPMC; encoded by the coding sequence GTGATTGGTATTTTAAATCGTTGGCGACAATTTGGCAGACGTTATTTCTGGCCTCACCTGTTATTAGGTATGGTTGCGGCGACGCTTGGCCTACCTGCCAATTTTAGCGAGTCGCGTGATACCTCAACGGAACCCAATGCTGTCCCGACCGTTAGCCGCCAACACGTTTCTTACTTTAATCTTCACGATCTGGTCGCCTTAAAGGATTCTCGCCGTCGATCACTGCTGAGTAACGATTTTTGGCATCAACACGCGATTCGCACGGTCATCCGGCATCTCTCGTTTGCCTTAACGCCCGCAGTGGCGGTGACTGACGTCACTTCTGACCATCGTCAGGCGTTGCTGGAGACGCTTAACGCATTGTTAATACGTGATACGCCGCTTGCGTTTTCTGGCGTATCAGTTGTACCGCCCCCCCATACTACCCTTTCTTATCACACAGGTCTGTGGTTATCACAGGTTCAGGGCATTCGAGCCGGTCCAATGTGCTGA
- the yacG gene encoding DNA gyrase inhibitor YacG: MDNEIIFVKCPTCMKAVEWRETSPYRPFCSKRCQLIDLGEWADEEKRIPSEEDISDSDTWSEEQH, encoded by the coding sequence GTGGATAACGAGATAATTTTTGTAAAATGCCCGACGTGCATGAAAGCTGTTGAATGGCGGGAAACCAGCCCCTATCGTCCATTTTGCAGTAAACGTTGCCAGCTAATTGATTTGGGCGAATGGGCCGATGAAGAAAAGCGCATCCCCAGCGAGGAAGATATTTCAGATAGCGACACCTGGAGCGAAGAGCAGCACTAA
- the coaE gene encoding dephospho-CoA kinase (Dephospho-CoA kinase (CoaE) performs the final step in coenzyme A biosynthesis.): MAYTIALTGGIGSGKSTVAQGFADLGVCVVDADVIARQVVEPGQPALVAIAEHFGRRILLPDGSLNRAALRERIFANEEEKCWLNALLHPLIQAQTRHQLAEATTPYVLWVVPLLVENHLQPQAQRILVVDVAAEIQLQRTMARDKISRAQAQRILAAQASREQRLACADDIIDNNNNPNELALRIAELHQRYLELAAIATDRMNHNE; this comes from the coding sequence ATGGCATATACCATCGCATTAACCGGCGGCATTGGCAGCGGAAAAAGTACCGTCGCACAAGGGTTTGCCGATTTAGGCGTCTGTGTTGTCGATGCCGATGTGATAGCTCGACAGGTGGTAGAACCTGGGCAGCCAGCGCTGGTCGCGATTGCCGAACATTTCGGACGTCGCATCTTGCTGCCTGATGGCTCATTAAATCGTGCAGCGCTACGCGAGCGCATTTTTGCAAATGAAGAAGAGAAGTGTTGGCTTAACGCCCTGCTTCACCCGCTCATTCAGGCACAGACACGGCATCAGTTAGCTGAAGCGACAACGCCTTATGTACTCTGGGTTGTACCCCTGCTGGTAGAAAATCATCTACAACCACAGGCACAACGTATATTGGTCGTGGATGTTGCAGCGGAAATTCAATTACAACGCACCATGGCACGCGATAAAATCTCACGAGCACAGGCGCAGCGTATTCTGGCTGCACAAGCCAGCCGGGAGCAGCGACTTGCCTGTGCTGATGATATTATCGACAACAACAATAATCCGAACGAGCTTGCCCTGCGAATCGCCGAACTTCACCAGCGCTATCTCGAACTGGCGGCCATCGCAACTGACAGGATGAACCATAATGAGTGA